One part of the Arabidopsis thaliana chromosome 1 sequence genome encodes these proteins:
- the IDD14 gene encoding indeterminate(ID)-domain 14 (indeterminate(ID)-domain 14 (IDD14); CONTAINS InterPro DOMAIN/s: Zinc finger, C2H2-like (InterPro:IPR015880), Zinc finger, C2H2-type (InterPro:IPR007087); BEST Arabidopsis thaliana protein match is: indeterminate(ID)-domain 16 (TAIR:AT1G25250.1); Has 34626 Blast hits to 17187 proteins in 314 species: Archae - 1; Bacteria - 0; Metazoa - 32617; Fungi - 232; Plants - 764; Viruses - 1; Other Eukaryotes - 1011 (source: NCBI BLink).): MIDYERSNTTKNINTHHHNPPPSSSSSDLLPDGNGTAVTQKRKRRPAGTPDPEAEVVSLSPRTLLESDRYVCEICNQGFQRDQNLQMHRRRHKVPWKLLKRETNEEVRKRVYVCPEPTCLHHNPCHALGDLVGIKKHFRRKHSNHKQWICERCSKGYAVQSDYKAHLKTCGTRGHSCDCGRVFSRVESFIEHQDTCTVRRSQPSNHRLHEQQQHTTNATQTASTAENNENGDLSIGPILPGHPLQRRQSPPSEQQPSTLLYPFVTNGSIELQLLPSRNCADETSLSLSIGTMDQKTMSEVEKKSYEKGETSLEREEARRETKRQIEIAELEFAEAKRIRQHARAELHKAHLFREEASRRISATMMQITCHNCKQHFQAPAALVPPPPQTHCTDESTSLAVSYMSSATTEGEKASDRASS; this comes from the exons ATGATAGACTACGAGAGAAGCAATACCACCAAGAACATCAACACCCATCATCACAACCCTCctccatcttcatcttcctctgaTCTTCTTCCCGACGGTAATGGAACCGCCGTGACTCAGAAGCGGAAACGGAGACCCGCCGGGACACCGG ATCCGGAGGCGGAGGTGGTATCTTTATCACCAAGAACGTTACTAGAATCGGATCGGTACGTATGTGAGATCTGTAACCAAGGGTTTCAAAGGGACCAGAATCTACAGATGCATAGAAGACGACATAAAGTTCCATGGAAGCTTCTTAAAAGAGAGACCAACGAGGAAGTGAGGAAAAGAGTCTACGTCTGTCCGGAGCCGACATGTCTCCACCACAACCCTTGCCACGCGCTCGGAGATCTCGTGGGAATCAAGAAACACTTCCGACGGAAACATAGTAACCACAAGCAATGGATCTGCGAGCGATGCTCAAAAGGCTACGCAGTTCAATCTGATTACAAAGCTCATCTCAAAACCTGTGGCACTCGCGGCCACTCCTGTGACTGCGGCCGAGTTTTTTCCAG AGTGGAAAGTTTCATAGAGCACCAAGACACTTGCACCGTACGCCGATCCCAACCCTCCAACCACCGTTTACATGAGCAGCAACAACATACCACAAACGCTACACAAACCGCTTCAACCGCGGAAAACAACGAGAACGGGGACCTCTCCATTGGTCCTATATTGCCTGGACATCCTTTACAAAGAAGACAATCCCCACCGTCGGAACAACAACCATCCACTTTGCTCTATCCCTTCGTTACTAATGGTAGTATCGAGCTTCAGCTACTTCCATCGAGGAATTGTGCTGATGAGACCAGCCTTAGTCTGTCTATAGGGACAATGGATCAAAAGACAATGTCGGAAGTTGAGAAGAAGAGCTACGAGAAGGGAGAAACGAGCCTAGAAAGAGAGGAGGcgagaagagaaacaaagaggcAGATCGAAATCGCGGAATTGGAGTTTGCTGAAGCCAAGAGAATAAGGCAACATGCGAGAGCTGAGCTTCACAAAGCTCATCTTTTTAGAGAAGAAGCAAGTAGGAGGATTAGTGCAACGATGATGCAAATAACTTGCCACAATTGCAAGCAACATTTTCAAGCTCCGGCTGCTTTggttcctcctcctcctcagaCGCATTGTACCGATGAGAGCACGTCTCTGGCCGTGAGCTACATGTCTTCGGCGACTACCGAAGGAGAAAAGGCGAGTGATAGAGCATCTTCATAG
- the IDD14 gene encoding indeterminate(ID)-domain 14 (indeterminate(ID)-domain 14 (IDD14); BEST Arabidopsis thaliana protein match is: indeterminate(ID)-domain 16 (TAIR:AT1G25250.1); Has 5936 Blast hits to 4695 proteins in 166 species: Archae - 1; Bacteria - 0; Metazoa - 4962; Fungi - 104; Plants - 720; Viruses - 0; Other Eukaryotes - 149 (source: NCBI BLink).) — protein sequence MHRRRHKVPWKLLKRETNEEVRKRVYVCPEPTCLHHNPCHALGDLVGIKKHFRRKHSNHKQWICERCSKGYAVQSDYKAHLKTCGTRGHSCDCGRVFSRVESFIEHQDTCTVRRSQPSNHRLHEQQQHTTNATQTASTAENNENGDLSIGPILPGHPLQRRQSPPSEQQPSTLLYPFVTNGSIELQLLPSRNCADETSLSLSIGTMDQKTMSEVEKKSYEKGETSLEREEARRETKRQIEIAELEFAEAKRIRQHARAELHKAHLFREEASRRISATMMQITCHNCKQHFQAPAALVPPPPQTHCTDESTSLAVSYMSSATTEGEKASDRASS from the exons ATGCATAGAAGACGACATAAAGTTCCATGGAAGCTTCTTAAAAGAGAGACCAACGAGGAAGTGAGGAAAAGAGTCTACGTCTGTCCGGAGCCGACATGTCTCCACCACAACCCTTGCCACGCGCTCGGAGATCTCGTGGGAATCAAGAAACACTTCCGACGGAAACATAGTAACCACAAGCAATGGATCTGCGAGCGATGCTCAAAAGGCTACGCAGTTCAATCTGATTACAAAGCTCATCTCAAAACCTGTGGCACTCGCGGCCACTCCTGTGACTGCGGCCGAGTTTTTTCCAG AGTGGAAAGTTTCATAGAGCACCAAGACACTTGCACCGTACGCCGATCCCAACCCTCCAACCACCGTTTACATGAGCAGCAACAACATACCACAAACGCTACACAAACCGCTTCAACCGCGGAAAACAACGAGAACGGGGACCTCTCCATTGGTCCTATATTGCCTGGACATCCTTTACAAAGAAGACAATCCCCACCGTCGGAACAACAACCATCCACTTTGCTCTATCCCTTCGTTACTAATGGTAGTATCGAGCTTCAGCTACTTCCATCGAGGAATTGTGCTGATGAGACCAGCCTTAGTCTGTCTATAGGGACAATGGATCAAAAGACAATGTCGGAAGTTGAGAAGAAGAGCTACGAGAAGGGAGAAACGAGCCTAGAAAGAGAGGAGGcgagaagagaaacaaagaggcAGATCGAAATCGCGGAATTGGAGTTTGCTGAAGCCAAGAGAATAAGGCAACATGCGAGAGCTGAGCTTCACAAAGCTCATCTTTTTAGAGAAGAAGCAAGTAGGAGGATTAGTGCAACGATGATGCAAATAACTTGCCACAATTGCAAGCAACATTTTCAAGCTCCGGCTGCTTTggttcctcctcctcctcagaCGCATTGTACCGATGAGAGCACGTCTCTGGCCGTGAGCTACATGTCTTCGGCGACTACCGAAGGAGAAAAGGCGAGTGATAGAGCATCTTCATAG
- a CDS encoding zinc finger/BTB domain protein, putative (DUF1644) (Protein of unknown function (DUF1644); CONTAINS InterPro DOMAIN/s: Protein of unknown function DUF1644 (InterPro:IPR012866); BEST Arabidopsis thaliana protein match is: Protein of unknown function (DUF1644) (TAIR:AT4G08460.3); Has 35333 Blast hits to 34131 proteins in 2444 species: Archae - 798; Bacteria - 22429; Metazoa - 974; Fungi - 991; Plants - 531; Viruses - 0; Other Eukaryotes - 9610 (source: NCBI BLink).) encodes MAKARKAGRRVPSRRFRARAKPYKFPSSKRLVARNMFAEDCSKCLEKRDWENVICSVCMECPHNAVLLLCSSHDKGCRPYMCGTSFRYSNCLDQYKKASAKLKTSGHQQINKSELGNLTCPLCRGQVKGWTIVQPARDFLNLKKRICMQENCVYAGTFKELRKHMKVDHPSAKPREVDPDVEQNWRRLEIEHDRDDVMSTIRSTMPGTVVYGDYVIERNNANGSDSDEGGDDDGIDAAFDSNDSTTINRGTSELNFSEEEEEEEEEERHSNSNSLASRMRRQGRVLLGRSGRRRRDREANQNTGPPPR; translated from the exons ATGGCCAAAGCTAGGAAGGCAGGACGTAGGGTTCCTTCACGACGCTTCAGGGCAAGAGCAAAACCATACAAATTTCCATCTTCTAAAAGACTTGTGGCGAGAAACATGTTTGCGGAAGATTGTTCAAAGTGTCTAGAGAAGAGGGATTGGGAGAATGTTATATGTTCGGTTTGCATGGAGTGTCCACACAACGCTGTCCTTCTTCTCTGCTCATCTCATGACAAGGGATGTCGTCCTTACATGTGTGGAACCAGTTTCCGGTATTCTAATTGCTTAGATCAGTACAAGAAAGCGTCAGCTAAGCTGAAGACATCGGGCCATCAACAGATCAATAAGTCTGAGCTTGGAAATCTCACATGCCCACTTTGTAGAGGACAGGTGAAAGGTTGGACAATCGTACAGCCTGCTCGTGACTTTTTGAATCTTAAGAAGAGGATCTGTATGCAGGAGAACTGTGTTTATGCTGGAACCTTCAAAGAGCTGAGGAAACACATGAAAGTGGACCACCCTAGTGCGAAGCCGCGTGAAGTGGATCCTGATGTGGAGCAGAATTGGAGAAGGCTTGAGATCGAGCATGACCGGGACGATGTTATGAGCACGATTAGGTCGACAATGCCTGGTACAGTGGTGTATGGTGATTACGTAATTGAAAGGAACAATGCCAACGGTTCAGATTCAGACGAgggtggtgatgatgatgggatCGATGCTGCATTTG ATTCGAATGACTCGACAACAATCAACCGAGGAACAAGTGAGCTGAATttctctgaagaagaagaggaagaggaggaggaggagaggcATAGTAACAGTAACTCTTTGGCAAGTCGAATGAGGCGACAAGGACGCGTTCTGCTGGGACGTTCAGGTAGGAGACGTAGAGATAGAGAAGCTAACCAGAACACAGGTCCTCCTCCTAGATGA
- a CDS encoding zinc finger/BTB domain protein, putative (DUF1644) (Protein of unknown function (DUF1644); CONTAINS InterPro DOMAIN/s: Protein of unknown function DUF1644 (InterPro:IPR012866); BEST Arabidopsis thaliana protein match is: Protein of unknown function (DUF1644) (TAIR:AT4G08460.3); Has 266 Blast hits to 248 proteins in 14 species: Archae - 0; Bacteria - 0; Metazoa - 0; Fungi - 0; Plants - 266; Viruses - 0; Other Eukaryotes - 0 (source: NCBI BLink).) — translation MAKARKAGRRVPSRRFRARAKPYKFPSSKRLVARNMFAEDCSKCLEKRDWENVICSVCMECPHNAVLLLCSSHDKGCRPYMCGTSFRYSNCLDQYKKASAKLKTSGHQQINKSELGNLTCPLCRGQVKGWTIVQPARDFLNLKKRICMQENCVYAGTFKELRKHMKVDHPSAKPREVDPDVEQNWRRLEIEHDRDDVMSTIRSTMPGTVVYGDYVIERNNANGSDSDEGGDDDGIDAAFGRNLVNVFLLLHAFGASGNQIRRSDSDSNDSTTINRGTSELNFSEEEEEEEEEERHSNSNSLASRMRRQGRVLLGRSGRRRRDREANQNTGPPPR, via the coding sequence ATGGCCAAAGCTAGGAAGGCAGGACGTAGGGTTCCTTCACGACGCTTCAGGGCAAGAGCAAAACCATACAAATTTCCATCTTCTAAAAGACTTGTGGCGAGAAACATGTTTGCGGAAGATTGTTCAAAGTGTCTAGAGAAGAGGGATTGGGAGAATGTTATATGTTCGGTTTGCATGGAGTGTCCACACAACGCTGTCCTTCTTCTCTGCTCATCTCATGACAAGGGATGTCGTCCTTACATGTGTGGAACCAGTTTCCGGTATTCTAATTGCTTAGATCAGTACAAGAAAGCGTCAGCTAAGCTGAAGACATCGGGCCATCAACAGATCAATAAGTCTGAGCTTGGAAATCTCACATGCCCACTTTGTAGAGGACAGGTGAAAGGTTGGACAATCGTACAGCCTGCTCGTGACTTTTTGAATCTTAAGAAGAGGATCTGTATGCAGGAGAACTGTGTTTATGCTGGAACCTTCAAAGAGCTGAGGAAACACATGAAAGTGGACCACCCTAGTGCGAAGCCGCGTGAAGTGGATCCTGATGTGGAGCAGAATTGGAGAAGGCTTGAGATCGAGCATGACCGGGACGATGTTATGAGCACGATTAGGTCGACAATGCCTGGTACAGTGGTGTATGGTGATTACGTAATTGAAAGGAACAATGCCAACGGTTCAGATTCAGACGAgggtggtgatgatgatgggatCGATGCTGCATTTGGTAGGAATCTTGTGAATGTTTTCCTTCTGTTACATGCTTTTGGGGCATCAGGTAATCAGATCAGACGCTCTGATTCAGATTCGAATGACTCGACAACAATCAACCGAGGAACAAGTGAGCTGAATttctctgaagaagaagaggaagaggaggaggaggagaggcATAGTAACAGTAACTCTTTGGCAAGTCGAATGAGGCGACAAGGACGCGTTCTGCTGGGACGTTCAGGTAGGAGACGTAGAGATAGAGAAGCTAACCAGAACACAGGTCCTCCTCCTAGATGA